The Bordetella sp. FB-8 genome includes a window with the following:
- the rnr gene encoding ribonuclease R — MPQTPPEFDPDVPSREAILNALRSAPAPLSADDLAQRMSVEREATRVGFDRRLSAMERDGQLMPNRKGLLLLANKLDFVAGKVQGHRDGFGFLLRDDGGPDLFLAPREMLKVLHGDRVLAKPSGDYRGKPEGTIVEVIERRTNKLVGRFLHEHGLSIVVPEDQRIKHDILIPPGDTNGAQHGQVVSVQIIEQPTRHTQPLGRVSEVLGEIDDPGMEIEIAVRKFDVPVDFSEAAHKQAGRLPDVVRKPDLKGRVDLRDVPLITIDGEDARDFDDAVYCEPVDLGTGQRKRPGWRLLVAIADVSHYVQPDEPLDEDALERGTSVYFPRRVIPMLPESLSNGLCSLNPQVDRLVLVCDMIIPASGAKAGTVTAYQFYNAVMYSHARTTYTNVWAALQQPGGPAANALQGVLPQIRNLHEIYLQLAQARKKRGAIDFETVETKIVCNQLGRIEQIVGVVRNEAHKLIEECMLAANTCAADFMSRSKHPGLYRVHEGPTPERLQSLREFLRTVGLSMGGGDEPTAADYGKFIDSVRGRPDFPLLQTMCLRSMQQAIYSPDNVGHFGLAYPGYSHFTSPIRRYPDLLTHRVIKALIEGQRYVPRLEGQPVIKGESQGEHEHAVWEKLGLILSATERRADEASRDVEAWLKCWFVKERVGEDFSGTVTGVASFGIFVTLDTLHVEGLVHVSELGGEYFQFNEALHELRGERTGMRYRLTDKVQVQVARVDLEARRIEFRLVKGTSFETLRKESTRRADEPRKIKRAAAPKPLALKGQTAKQRRAEAKKASKPVQPVKKPVRAGKKAARPR; from the coding sequence GTGCCGCAAACGCCGCCCGAGTTCGACCCGGACGTTCCTTCGCGTGAGGCCATATTGAACGCCTTGCGCTCGGCTCCCGCGCCCTTGTCGGCCGATGACCTGGCTCAGCGCATGAGCGTCGAGCGCGAGGCCACGCGCGTGGGCTTTGACCGCCGGCTCTCCGCCATGGAGCGGGACGGCCAGCTGATGCCCAACCGCAAGGGCTTGCTGCTGCTTGCCAACAAGCTCGATTTCGTGGCGGGCAAGGTGCAGGGGCACCGCGACGGCTTCGGCTTTCTGCTGCGCGACGATGGCGGGCCGGACCTCTTCCTGGCGCCGCGCGAGATGCTCAAGGTGCTGCACGGCGACCGCGTGCTGGCCAAGCCTTCGGGCGACTACCGCGGCAAGCCGGAAGGCACGATCGTCGAAGTCATCGAGCGGCGCACCAACAAGCTGGTGGGCCGCTTTCTGCACGAGCATGGTCTGTCCATCGTGGTGCCGGAAGATCAGCGCATCAAGCACGACATCCTCATTCCTCCCGGAGATACCAACGGCGCGCAGCACGGCCAAGTGGTGTCGGTGCAGATCATCGAGCAGCCCACCCGGCACACTCAGCCCCTGGGCCGCGTCTCCGAGGTGCTGGGCGAGATCGACGATCCCGGCATGGAGATCGAGATCGCGGTGCGCAAGTTCGACGTGCCGGTCGATTTTTCCGAGGCGGCGCACAAGCAGGCCGGACGCCTGCCCGACGTGGTGCGCAAGCCGGATCTGAAGGGCAGGGTGGACCTGCGCGACGTGCCGCTCATCACCATCGATGGTGAAGACGCGCGCGATTTCGACGACGCGGTCTATTGCGAACCCGTGGACCTGGGCACGGGCCAGCGCAAGCGCCCGGGCTGGCGCCTGCTGGTGGCTATCGCCGACGTCAGCCACTATGTGCAACCCGACGAGCCGCTGGATGAAGACGCACTCGAGCGTGGCACTAGCGTGTACTTCCCGCGCCGGGTCATACCCATGCTGCCTGAGTCGCTGTCCAACGGCCTGTGTTCATTGAACCCGCAGGTGGATCGGCTGGTGCTGGTGTGCGACATGATCATCCCGGCCAGCGGCGCCAAAGCCGGCACGGTCACGGCCTACCAGTTCTACAACGCGGTCATGTACTCGCATGCGCGCACGACCTATACCAATGTATGGGCTGCGCTGCAGCAGCCGGGAGGGCCGGCGGCCAATGCGCTGCAGGGCGTGCTGCCGCAGATCCGCAATCTGCACGAGATCTACCTGCAGCTGGCCCAAGCGCGCAAGAAGCGCGGCGCCATCGATTTCGAGACGGTCGAGACCAAGATCGTCTGCAACCAGTTGGGCCGCATCGAACAGATCGTGGGCGTGGTGCGCAACGAGGCGCACAAGCTCATCGAGGAGTGCATGCTGGCGGCCAATACCTGTGCGGCGGACTTCATGTCGCGCAGCAAGCATCCCGGCCTGTATCGCGTACACGAAGGCCCCACGCCGGAACGCCTGCAGTCGCTGCGCGAATTCCTGCGCACCGTGGGGCTGTCCATGGGGGGGGGCGACGAACCCACTGCGGCCGACTACGGAAAATTCATCGACTCGGTGCGCGGTCGGCCCGATTTCCCGCTGCTGCAGACCATGTGCCTGCGTTCCATGCAGCAGGCCATCTACAGCCCCGACAACGTCGGCCACTTCGGCCTGGCCTACCCGGGTTACTCGCATTTCACTTCACCCATCCGGCGCTATCCCGACCTGTTGACGCATCGCGTCATCAAGGCCTTGATCGAAGGCCAGCGCTATGTGCCGCGGCTCGAAGGCCAGCCCGTCATCAAGGGGGAGTCGCAGGGCGAGCACGAGCACGCGGTCTGGGAAAAACTCGGCCTCATCCTTTCGGCCACCGAGCGCCGCGCCGACGAGGCTTCGCGCGATGTGGAGGCCTGGCTCAAATGCTGGTTCGTCAAGGAACGCGTGGGCGAGGACTTCAGCGGCACGGTCACGGGCGTGGCGAGTTTCGGCATCTTCGTCACGCTGGACACACTGCACGTCGAAGGCTTGGTGCATGTGTCGGAACTGGGAGGCGAGTACTTCCAGTTCAACGAGGCCCTTCACGAATTGCGCGGCGAGCGCACCGGCATGCGTTATCGCTTGACCGACAAGGTGCAGGTGCAGGTCGCGCGCGTGGATTTGGAAGCGCGCCGCATCGAGTTCCGCCTAGTCAAAGGCACCAGTTTCGAGACCTTGCGCAAGGAGTCCACGCGCCGCGCCGACGAACCGCGCAAGATCAAGCGCGCCGCCGCGCCTAAGCCGCTGGCTCTGAAAGGCCAGACTGCCAAGCAGCGCCGGGCCGAGGCCAAGAAGGCCAGCAAACCTGTCCAGCCGGTGAAGAAACCGGTCAGGGCAGGGAAGAAGGCAGCGCGGCCGCGCTGA
- a CDS encoding GntR family transcriptional regulator: MKPRLKVARQDAGLPYEAAGDQVENITFAERVYRLLRRDLIAGEIAPGQSLRLEFLKQRYGSSFSPIREALNRLQSERMVASTTSRGFRAAPFSRAEMHDAAETRILIDCEAMRRSLSNGDDAWETALVTAFHALTLAARRRQALPQEDGSMEQGDERLEQCHLGFHRALISACDSRWLMELSMQMYTHTERYRRPMLRIRPALGGMDRDVGKEHQALMDAALTRDAERAVRLLTEHYRKTVELIEKIASFDDK; this comes from the coding sequence TTGAAACCCCGATTGAAGGTTGCTCGACAAGACGCCGGGCTGCCTTACGAAGCCGCTGGCGACCAGGTCGAGAACATTACCTTCGCCGAGCGCGTCTACCGGCTATTGCGGCGCGACCTCATCGCGGGGGAGATCGCGCCAGGCCAATCGCTACGCCTGGAGTTTCTCAAGCAGCGCTACGGGAGCAGCTTTTCACCCATACGCGAGGCGCTCAATCGCTTGCAAAGCGAACGGATGGTGGCATCGACCACGTCGCGTGGCTTTCGCGCGGCGCCGTTTTCGCGCGCCGAAATGCATGATGCCGCCGAGACCCGCATACTGATCGACTGCGAAGCCATGCGTCGTTCGCTCAGCAATGGGGACGACGCCTGGGAAACCGCGCTGGTGACGGCATTTCATGCGCTGACCCTGGCGGCAAGGCGGCGCCAAGCCCTCCCGCAAGAAGACGGGTCGATGGAACAGGGCGATGAACGGCTCGAACAGTGCCATCTGGGATTTCATCGGGCGCTGATCAGCGCCTGCGATTCGCGCTGGCTGATGGAGTTGTCCATGCAGATGTACACCCATACCGAGCGCTATCGCCGCCCCATGCTGCGCATCCGCCCGGCTCTTGGCGGCATGGACCGCGACGTGGGCAAGGAGCATCAGGCGTTGATGGATGCCGCGCTGACGCGCGACGCCGAACGGGCGGTCCGCCTGCTGACCGAGCACTACCGCAAGACCGTCGAATTGATCGAGAAGATTGCGTCTTTCGACGACAAATAA
- a CDS encoding carbon-nitrogen hydrolase family protein yields the protein MLNLPRFKAAAVQAAPVFLDTDATVDKVCALIEQAAANGAELIAFPEVFVAGYPYWNWIMNPVEGSPWFEKLCRSAIEIPGPEIRRIAAAARTHAVHVVVGVNERSPIGIGTLYNTLVTLGPDGRLLGRHRKLVPTWAEKLTWANGDGSSLRVHDTAIGPLGALACGENTNTLARFALLAQGELVHVASYISLPVAPADYDMTEAIRVRSAAHSFEGKVYTVVSCSTISDEIVQAMSATHPQAREMLRRPNSAFSGILGPDGRVIGDPLIDREGIVYADIDLGRCIQPRQMHDITGHYNRFDVFDLRINRRKLNPARFLDDEPAAQDEFDTLLAAPNPKEEQQV from the coding sequence ATGTTGAACCTTCCCCGCTTCAAGGCGGCCGCGGTACAGGCCGCGCCCGTCTTTCTGGACACCGATGCCACCGTCGACAAAGTGTGCGCGCTGATTGAGCAGGCCGCCGCCAACGGCGCCGAACTCATCGCGTTCCCCGAGGTCTTTGTGGCGGGATACCCGTATTGGAACTGGATCATGAATCCCGTCGAAGGGAGTCCCTGGTTCGAAAAGCTCTGCCGCAGCGCCATCGAGATACCGGGCCCCGAAATCCGGCGAATCGCGGCCGCTGCGCGGACTCACGCAGTTCATGTCGTGGTGGGCGTGAACGAGCGTTCCCCGATTGGCATAGGCACCCTCTACAACACCCTCGTCACCCTCGGCCCGGACGGCCGGCTGTTGGGCAGGCACCGCAAACTGGTGCCCACCTGGGCGGAAAAACTGACGTGGGCCAACGGCGACGGCTCTTCGCTGCGCGTGCATGATACGGCGATCGGCCCGCTGGGCGCCTTGGCGTGCGGCGAGAACACCAATACGCTTGCGCGCTTCGCGCTGCTGGCGCAGGGCGAACTCGTCCACGTAGCCAGCTACATCTCGCTTCCCGTGGCCCCGGCGGATTACGACATGACCGAAGCCATACGGGTGCGTTCGGCGGCTCATTCTTTTGAAGGCAAGGTCTACACCGTCGTGTCGTGCTCCACGATATCGGACGAGATCGTGCAGGCAATGAGCGCCACGCATCCGCAGGCCCGTGAAATGCTGCGCCGCCCCAATAGCGCGTTCTCAGGCATTCTCGGCCCGGACGGCCGGGTGATCGGCGATCCGCTCATCGATCGGGAGGGCATCGTCTACGCGGACATCGATCTGGGACGCTGCATACAGCCCCGCCAGATGCACGACATCACCGGGCACTACAACCGCTTCGACGTGTTCGATCTGCGGATCAACCGACGCAAGCTGAATCCGGCCCGCTTCCTGGATGATGAACCCGCGGCCCAAGACGAGTTCGATACACTGCTTGCCGCGCCCAACCCGAAAGAGGAGCAGCAGGTTTGA
- a CDS encoding fumarylacetoacetate hydrolase family protein has protein sequence MRLVTYRTTPAGQARLGAVAGDRVVDLARLGSVAGVPLPDDMLAFIDLGPDAVSAATQMLESHAGRWPVGTAIPFENARLLAPIPRPRKNIFGIGLNYVEHVAESSRTLDTSKDLPTKPVIFSKPPTCVIGPGEAIEHNKDITQQLDWEVELAVIMGRRTHRVAEADALDYVFGYSVMIDVSARDCRRAGQWIYSKGQDTYGPFGPCIVTADEIPDPHVLDLSLTVNGVTKQSSNTRYMLFKVPHLIADISAAMTMEAGDIIATGTPAGVGAGRTPQEWLWPGDVVVATVEKIGDLRHPVVAA, from the coding sequence ATGCGTCTCGTGACGTACCGTACAACGCCCGCCGGACAAGCCCGCCTGGGAGCCGTGGCGGGAGATCGGGTCGTAGACCTGGCCCGCCTGGGTTCCGTAGCCGGGGTGCCGCTGCCCGACGATATGCTGGCCTTCATCGATCTGGGTCCGGACGCCGTATCCGCCGCGACACAGATGCTCGAATCCCACGCCGGCAGGTGGCCGGTAGGCACGGCCATCCCGTTCGAAAACGCCCGCCTGCTGGCGCCCATTCCCCGTCCGCGCAAGAACATCTTCGGCATCGGCCTGAACTACGTCGAGCACGTGGCCGAATCCAGCCGCACGCTAGACACCTCCAAGGACCTGCCCACCAAGCCGGTGATCTTCTCCAAGCCGCCCACCTGCGTGATCGGCCCGGGCGAGGCGATCGAGCACAACAAGGACATCACCCAGCAGTTGGACTGGGAGGTGGAGCTGGCCGTGATCATGGGCCGGCGCACGCACCGCGTGGCCGAGGCCGACGCGTTGGACTACGTATTCGGCTACAGCGTGATGATCGACGTCAGCGCGCGCGACTGCCGGCGCGCCGGGCAATGGATCTACTCCAAGGGACAGGACACCTACGGCCCGTTCGGCCCGTGCATCGTCACGGCGGACGAAATCCCCGATCCGCACGTACTGGACCTGTCGCTGACCGTCAACGGCGTGACTAAGCAAAGCTCCAACACCCGCTACATGCTGTTCAAGGTGCCGCACCTGATCGCCGACATCAGCGCCGCGATGACGATGGAAGCGGGCGACATCATCGCCACTGGCACGCCCGCGGGCGTAGGCGCGGGCCGCACGCCGCAGGAATGGCTCTGGCCGGGCGACGTGGTGGTGGCCACCGTGGAAAAAATAGGCGATCTGCGCCATCCCGTCGTCGCAGCCTGA
- a CDS encoding cupin domain-containing protein, with protein sequence MSRHDAYREEVMGRANVGDTPERVAYYQELERFDTAALWTVANKIEPWEPRSESVPVVWRYQDLREHVLRSIDLVTPEEAGRRVIYLNNPGRREVAAAVGWLYSGLQVMRPGEAASAHRHSACALRFIMEGRGAYTIVDGHKMTLGANDFVLTPNGTWHEHGVSADGTPCIWQDGLDIPLVNALEAGFYQVHPELRQAVTHPVDDATLTWGNAALLPAGDAWSKPYSPLLKYEWAPTYEALQRHARATEGSPFDGVLMNYINPATGGAVMPTIGASMQMLRPGEHTKAHRQVGSFLYQVAKGSGHSIINGKRYDWSERDIFCVPSWAFHEHVNGSATDDACLFCFHDLPVMRALKLYREEALADNGGHQPIIA encoded by the coding sequence ATGAGCCGGCACGATGCTTATCGGGAAGAGGTCATGGGGCGCGCCAATGTGGGCGATACACCGGAACGGGTGGCCTACTACCAGGAACTCGAGCGGTTCGACACCGCGGCGCTCTGGACAGTAGCCAACAAGATCGAGCCCTGGGAACCGAGGTCCGAGTCGGTCCCCGTCGTCTGGCGCTACCAGGATTTGCGCGAGCACGTGCTGCGTTCGATCGACCTGGTCACGCCGGAAGAGGCGGGCCGCCGCGTCATCTATCTGAACAACCCGGGCAGGCGCGAAGTCGCCGCGGCGGTAGGCTGGCTGTACTCGGGCCTGCAAGTCATGCGGCCTGGCGAAGCGGCATCGGCCCATCGGCATTCCGCCTGCGCCCTGCGCTTCATCATGGAGGGCCGCGGCGCCTACACCATCGTCGACGGCCACAAGATGACCCTGGGCGCCAATGACTTCGTCCTGACGCCCAACGGCACATGGCACGAACACGGCGTCAGCGCGGACGGCACGCCCTGCATCTGGCAGGATGGACTGGACATCCCCTTGGTCAATGCGCTGGAAGCCGGTTTCTATCAGGTGCATCCCGAGCTGCGGCAAGCCGTGACACACCCGGTAGACGACGCCACGCTTACCTGGGGCAATGCGGCGCTGCTGCCTGCCGGAGACGCATGGTCCAAGCCCTACTCGCCACTGCTCAAATACGAATGGGCGCCGACCTACGAAGCACTGCAGCGCCATGCCAGGGCGACCGAAGGCAGCCCTTTCGATGGCGTGCTCATGAACTACATCAATCCTGCCACCGGCGGCGCGGTCATGCCCACGATCGGCGCCAGCATGCAGATGCTGCGCCCGGGCGAGCACACCAAGGCGCACCGCCAGGTAGGCAGCTTTCTCTACCAGGTGGCCAAGGGCAGCGGCCATTCCATCATCAACGGCAAGCGCTACGACTGGAGCGAACGCGACATTTTCTGCGTGCCGTCGTGGGCCTTCCACGAACATGTCAACGGATCCGCCACGGACGATGCCTGCCTGTTCTGCTTTCACGACCTGCCGGTAATGCGGGCGCTCAAGCTCTATCGCGAAGAGGCGCTGGCGGACAACGGCGGCCACCAACCGATCATTGCCTAG
- the pabB gene encoding aminodeoxychorismate synthase component I, whose product MVNPPFVLLDDASSAGQTPSSRLYTGFARELRCCEPATLEAVWLQAERAMRAGLHCVVTADYEWGAKLMRAGHHNLAADDGSALRLLFFRSLARLSRDEVSTWLAGQEGRVDPAPAGVLPMRPSVDRAAFGCAIDRVRELIRAGETYQVNYTYRLAGEAIGSPIALYRRLRARQPVPFGALLALPDDEGTDRWVLSCSPELFLAHRDGSLAARPMKGTVRREADPARDAQAAAWLSRDEKNRCENLMIVDLLRNDLNVVSVAGSVKVSKLFAVETYSTVHQMTSTIESEIDPRTTLPDILRALFPCGSITGAPKLRTMQLIAGLETTPRGIYTGAIGWLDAPAPGRRCGDFSLSVAIRTLAIGPSRGGLRSVELGVGGGIVIDSSPQSEYEETRLKAHFVEGMDPGFTLFETLRLRPGGRLLRLDAHLARLENSAASLGFLCDKTAIRQQVSEHVLNLPADGTYRIRLDLAHDGRCRVASSPTRAFTRGGRVGLMLSHAPVPREEAVLSHHKTSLRTHYDAAIREAEAQGAFDTLFLNERAELTEGARSNVFVKRGGRWWTPPLASGLLPGVMRARLVRRLGAAERLLSRDDLSAADDMLVCSSLRGVSRAYLTGTP is encoded by the coding sequence ATGGTGAACCCGCCCTTCGTGCTGCTCGATGACGCCTCGTCGGCCGGGCAGACTCCGAGCAGCCGGCTGTACACCGGCTTTGCCAGGGAACTGCGCTGCTGCGAACCCGCGACCCTCGAAGCGGTCTGGCTGCAGGCCGAGCGGGCGATGCGGGCAGGCTTGCACTGCGTGGTCACGGCCGACTACGAGTGGGGAGCCAAGCTGATGCGGGCCGGCCATCACAATCTCGCGGCCGACGACGGCAGCGCGCTGCGCCTGCTTTTCTTTCGCAGCCTGGCGCGTCTGTCGCGTGACGAAGTCTCGACCTGGCTGGCCGGGCAGGAAGGCCGTGTCGACCCGGCGCCCGCCGGCGTGCTGCCGATGCGGCCTTCGGTCGACCGCGCGGCATTCGGCTGCGCGATCGACCGCGTGCGTGAACTGATACGGGCCGGGGAAACCTACCAGGTCAATTACACCTACCGGCTGGCTGGCGAGGCGATCGGCTCGCCTATTGCGCTATATCGCCGCCTGCGCGCGCGCCAACCGGTGCCGTTCGGCGCGCTGCTGGCGCTGCCCGACGACGAGGGCACCGATCGCTGGGTGCTCTCGTGTTCGCCGGAACTGTTCCTCGCCCACCGGGACGGCAGTCTGGCCGCTCGCCCCATGAAGGGGACCGTCCGGCGCGAGGCCGATCCCGCGCGCGACGCGCAGGCGGCGGCCTGGCTGTCGCGCGACGAGAAGAACCGTTGCGAAAACCTCATGATCGTCGATCTGCTGCGCAACGACCTGAACGTCGTGTCAGTCGCGGGTTCAGTCAAGGTATCGAAACTCTTCGCGGTGGAAACCTACAGCACGGTGCACCAGATGACCTCGACGATCGAGTCAGAAATCGATCCGCGGACCACGCTCCCGGACATTCTGCGCGCGCTGTTTCCCTGCGGCTCCATCACGGGCGCGCCGAAATTGCGGACCATGCAGCTGATCGCCGGTCTGGAGACTACGCCGCGCGGAATCTACACCGGGGCTATCGGTTGGCTGGACGCGCCGGCGCCGGGGCGCCGCTGCGGCGACTTCAGCCTGTCGGTGGCCATACGCACGCTCGCGATCGGCCCTTCGCGCGGCGGCCTGCGCTCGGTCGAACTGGGTGTGGGGGGCGGCATCGTGATTGATTCGTCGCCGCAATCCGAATACGAGGAGACCCGCCTGAAGGCGCATTTCGTTGAAGGCATGGACCCGGGCTTCACGCTGTTCGAAACCTTGCGGCTGCGGCCGGGAGGCCGGCTGTTGCGGCTCGATGCGCATCTCGCGCGTCTGGAAAACAGCGCCGCTTCGCTCGGCTTTCTCTGCGACAAGACAGCCATCCGGCAGCAGGTGAGCGAGCATGTGCTGAATCTGCCGGCCGACGGCACGTACCGGATCCGCCTGGACTTGGCGCACGATGGCCGCTGCCGCGTGGCTTCGTCGCCGACGCGTGCATTCACGCGCGGCGGCCGCGTCGGACTCATGCTGTCTCATGCGCCTGTGCCGCGCGAAGAGGCTGTGCTATCGCATCACAAGACTTCTCTGCGCACTCATTACGATGCCGCCATACGTGAGGCCGAAGCGCAGGGTGCGTTCGATACCCTGTTCTTGAACGAGCGCGCAGAACTGACCGAAGGGGCCAGAAGCAATGTGTTCGTCAAGCGCGGCGGCCGGTGGTGGACACCGCCGCTCGCAAGCGGCCTGCTGCCGGGTGTGATGCGCGCGCGGCTCGTGCGCCGGCTCGGCGCAGCCGAACGGTTGCTGTCGCGCGACGATCTGTCGGCGGCCGATGACATGCTTGTGTGCAGTTCGCTGCGCGGTGTGTCGCGCGCCTATCTGACAGGAACGCCTTGA
- a CDS encoding TcpQ domain-containing protein, whose protein sequence is MSFPIEVCMVRIISLLCLALPAGCAFQGGAAFEPSAAGQYDFNWRLSGDRAVAPLQVFGTGRQIWLQFAAGQQVPAIFASTAQGDAPVAYRRQDPYVVIDGAWQSLVLRGGRYAARAVRQDAATSAAAQAHQVAPKTERNVPQDQSAAALAGQQGALQSRPILGQHAPLTQIAMAPAASPSQASPAPVRQASPAQAEPVKARLAPAQQALRAGPPDATLRGVLARWAASSGWTFEPQHWAVDVDIPLAGAAQFSGDFKQAVRALLAATELSERPVQPCFYANQVLRVVAYTQVCDRSTVPAGAAS, encoded by the coding sequence ATGTCATTTCCGATCGAGGTTTGCATGGTGCGCATCATCAGTCTGCTGTGCCTGGCCTTGCCCGCTGGCTGCGCTTTTCAGGGCGGCGCGGCGTTCGAGCCGAGCGCTGCCGGGCAATACGATTTCAATTGGCGCCTGTCGGGCGATCGGGCCGTCGCGCCGTTGCAGGTATTCGGGACCGGGCGGCAAATATGGCTGCAGTTCGCGGCCGGGCAGCAGGTGCCTGCGATATTCGCCAGTACCGCGCAAGGAGATGCCCCCGTCGCCTATCGGCGCCAGGATCCATACGTGGTCATCGACGGCGCATGGCAATCCCTGGTCTTGCGAGGCGGCCGCTATGCGGCGCGCGCCGTGCGCCAGGACGCCGCCACAAGCGCGGCGGCGCAGGCGCATCAAGTGGCGCCGAAGACCGAGCGCAATGTGCCGCAGGATCAGTCCGCCGCTGCGCTGGCCGGACAGCAAGGCGCGCTGCAATCCAGGCCGATCCTGGGCCAGCATGCGCCTTTGACCCAGATCGCCATGGCGCCGGCGGCATCCCCTTCCCAGGCATCGCCTGCCCCGGTTCGGCAAGCGTCGCCCGCGCAGGCCGAGCCCGTGAAAGCGCGTCTCGCTCCCGCGCAGCAGGCGCTGCGCGCCGGGCCGCCCGATGCAACGCTGCGCGGCGTTCTGGCGCGTTGGGCAGCCTCGTCCGGCTGGACTTTCGAACCCCAGCATTGGGCGGTCGATGTCGACATTCCGTTGGCGGGAGCAGCGCAGTTTTCAGGCGATTTCAAGCAGGCGGTGCGGGCGCTGTTGGCCGCCACTGAGTTGTCCGAACGGCCGGTGCAGCCCTGCTTCTACGCCAACCAGGTCTTGCGTGTCGTGGCCTATACCCAGGTATGCGACCGCTCCACTGTGCCCGCCGGAGCCGCATCGTGA
- the pilO2 gene encoding type 4b pilus protein PilO2 has translation MKRIIKQVSSHTCILRHEDSEPSLVFGLTWFALVGSHVGAMARARARQLNATHYVAGGLRAAAGGCVRLARGMRRGQLHAAAQAYAQLHADGPVCSVLALPDGRHWLVAAQDGAVMSRGDHLYASREAAQQAMHALQAQRPALRLVDDAALLERMLQTLDAQSRLLPVDTRWGGLPWPVRACILGAALSLLVPQAWERWRAYRAPMSSAPDPAAARQAALDAWRDSVRIHTPEDLRRLTESLHRIPLALRGWALQHIACEPRSQDWQCTAHYARTQSQATFESFAAAAPQGLKAEFDALDRSILRWRVQGASTTLAKVALPRRPPQAFLGNLQRIYPAFSEVRLGLPVEPAVAADRTRPGAIKSGLPGLRTRALSVSGPLRSFGVLALHSTVASWSSFTLRLDAGRPSVLAGSVLLAQLQGTVYELH, from the coding sequence GTGAAGCGCATCATCAAACAAGTTTCCAGCCATACCTGCATTCTGCGGCACGAGGACTCGGAGCCGTCGCTGGTTTTCGGTCTGACCTGGTTCGCCCTGGTGGGCAGCCATGTTGGGGCCATGGCCCGCGCCCGCGCGCGACAGCTCAACGCCACCCATTACGTGGCCGGAGGCTTGCGCGCCGCGGCGGGAGGATGCGTGCGCCTGGCCCGCGGCATGCGGCGCGGGCAGTTGCACGCCGCGGCCCAGGCGTATGCTCAGTTGCATGCCGACGGACCGGTTTGCAGCGTGCTGGCCTTGCCGGACGGCCGGCACTGGCTGGTTGCCGCCCAGGATGGCGCGGTCATGTCGCGTGGCGACCACCTCTACGCCAGCCGCGAAGCGGCGCAGCAGGCAATGCACGCATTGCAGGCGCAGCGGCCGGCGCTGCGCCTGGTCGACGACGCCGCTCTGCTGGAACGCATGCTTCAGACGCTCGACGCCCAGTCGCGTCTGCTGCCTGTGGACACGCGCTGGGGCGGCCTGCCGTGGCCCGTGCGCGCCTGCATCCTGGGAGCCGCCTTGTCGCTGCTGGTGCCGCAGGCCTGGGAGCGCTGGCGCGCCTACCGTGCACCGATGTCGTCTGCTCCGGACCCGGCGGCCGCGCGGCAAGCAGCGCTCGATGCCTGGCGCGACAGCGTGCGCATCCATACGCCGGAGGACCTCAGGCGCCTTACCGAGTCGCTGCATCGTATTCCGCTGGCATTGCGTGGCTGGGCCTTGCAGCACATCGCCTGTGAACCGCGAAGCCAGGATTGGCAGTGCACGGCCCATTATGCGCGCACGCAATCTCAGGCGACTTTCGAGTCTTTCGCGGCCGCGGCGCCGCAAGGCTTGAAGGCCGAGTTCGATGCCTTGGACCGCAGCATCCTGCGCTGGCGGGTGCAGGGCGCAAGCACGACGCTGGCCAAGGTGGCCTTGCCCAGGCGCCCTCCGCAGGCATTCCTGGGCAATCTGCAACGCATCTATCCCGCTTTTTCAGAGGTCAGGCTGGGCCTGCCGGTGGAACCCGCCGTTGCTGCGGATCGGACGCGACCTGGCGCAATCAAGTCCGGCCTGCCTGGTCTGCGCACGCGCGCATTGTCAGTTTCGGGGCCCTTGCGCTCCTTTGGCGTGCTGGCCTTGCACAGCACGGTGGCTTCCTGGTCGTCCTTCACGCTACGTCTGGACGCGGGCCGACCCTCCGTGCTGGCGGGCAGCGTACTGCTTGCCCAACTTCAAGGGACTGTCTATGAGCTGCATTGA